In Rattus norvegicus strain BN/NHsdMcwi chromosome 3, GRCr8, whole genome shotgun sequence, a genomic segment contains:
- the Tp53tg5 gene encoding TP53 target 5, whose product MSPSTKKRLKSKVASKMQDEKLQDKINQPVGKVIERNRLKTVLKNLSLLKLFKSSNSRIQELHRLARRCWYSVLRVPQILQISARDNDVCKKVKEKNAELQEVRALEKKPDYKKAESIKEPKQKTSKQWKLKRGSKGTPAAVTRRKTQKKSKVSKTSKSRGSRTRAQKRKAYVKKPRVVFLKTYHHSLPMGDMKPLDITDQLVWFEGLPTRIHIPGRRIMCRSSALRCFKRSCTRFCSASL is encoded by the exons ATGAGTCCATCTACAAAGAAGAGGCTGAAGAGTAAAGTGGCTTCTAAG ATGCAAGATGAGAAACTACAGGACAAGATAAACCAGCCTGTGGGCAAAGTAATTGAGCGGAACCGACTTAAAACG GTATTAAAAAACTTGTCCCTCTTGAAGCTATTCAAGAGTTCGAATAGCCGGATCCAAGAACTCCATAGGCTGGCCAGAAGGTGCTGGTATTCAGTGCTCAGAGTTCCACAGATCCTGCAAATCTCTGCTAG gGACAATGATGTCtgcaagaaagtgaaagaaaagaatgCAGAACTCCAAGAGGTTAGGGCCCTTGAGAAGAAACCAGACTATAAGAAGGCAGAGTCCATAaaggaacctaagcaaaagacATCCAAGCAGTGGAAACTCAAGCGAGGATCTAAGGGGACACCTGCAGCAGTGACACggagaaaaacacagaaaaaatctAAAGTCTCCAAGACGTCAAAGAGCCGAGGCTCGAGAaccagagcccagaagaggaaaGCATACGTTAAGAAGCCACGCGTCGTCTTCCTGAAGACCTACCATCACAGCCTCCCCATGGGGGACATGAAGCCGCTGGATATAACTGACCAGTTGGTCTGGTTCGAGGGGCTCCCCACGCGCATACACATTCCAGGACGCCGGATCATGTGCAGATCGTCTGCCTTACGCTGCTTCAAGCGTTCCTGTACCCGTTTCTGTTCTGCATCACTTTGA